The Primulina eburnea isolate SZY01 chromosome 6, ASM2296580v1, whole genome shotgun sequence genome contains a region encoding:
- the LOC140834407 gene encoding VAN3-binding protein has protein sequence IADIYPFHQQLPKLQTNTPKSKFHQVFVFILAKTDREKNLHGFFPYAVSENPQGTKCRLDKLENIEEDTAADWLPVTCPLPETPIESMEFLARSWSLSAVELSKVLCDMHDTKKQDNEPPLYPRNVAPPADNGSSLLSQNQPLLVSESPPVSPRGSADVLELFLLHQSHNLELLSYQQLIKNGGLYRSIMKKKTMGRWIKDQKERKRQENRAHNAQLHAAVSVAGVAAAVAALTASLVMSPEKSGTKHKKSSITSTAIASAAALVASHCIEIAGEMGADHEQILSAVNSAINSRTNGDIMTLTAGAATALRGVATLRTRLCKEHGTAPVALTEENARSSKDSSISEALSFAIKGGELLKRTRKGDLHWKQVSFNINSNCQIVAKMKSKHMGGTFMKKKKCIVSGIYSDVPAWPGRDIEGKEKMAYFSLQTADRIIEFECRNKEDKQMWIEGIQSMLRMNMNMK, from the exons ATAGCAGACATTTATCCTTTTCATCAGCAATTGCCCAAGTTACAAACTAATACACCAAAAAGCAAGTTTCATCAAGTTTTCGTTTTCATTTTGGCAAAAACTGACCGAGAGAAAAACTTACACGGGTTTTTTCCTTATGCAGTGTCGGAGAATCCCCAAGGGACTAAATGCAGGTTGGATAAGCTCGAGAACATAGAAGAAGATACTGCTGCAGATTGGTTACCTGTCACATGCCCGCTACCAGAAACCCCTATTGAATCAATGGAATTCTTGGCTAGATCATGGAGCCTCTCTGCAGTCGAATTATCAAAGGTTCTTTGTGATATGCACGATACAAAGAAACAAGACAATGAGCCACCACTGTATCCTCGTAATGTGGCTCCTCCAGCTGATAATGGAAGCTCTTTGCTTTCT CAGAATCAACCATTATTGGTTTCAGAGAGTCCTCCAGTGTCTCCGAGAGGAAGTGCTG ATGTGTTGGAATTATTTCTACTGCATCAATCTCACAACTTAGAATTACTTTCTTATCAGCAGTTGATAAAGAATGGG GGGCTCTACCGAAGCATAATGAAGAAAAAAACAATGGGAAGATGGATAAAAGATCAAAAGGAGAGGAAAAGGCAAGAGAATAGAGCTCACAATGCTCAATTGCATGCTGCAGTTTCGGTGGCAGGGGTTGCTGCTGCTGTGGCTGCTCTTACAGCCTCATTGGTGATGTCTCCAGAAAAGTCAGGCACCAAACATAAGAAGTCCTCCATTACATCGACTGCAATTGCATCTGCAGCAGCTTTAGTTGCATCTCACTGCATAGAAATAGCAGGGGAAATGGGAGCAGATCATGAACAAATCTTGTCAGCTGTGAATTCAGCAATCAATTCGAGGACCAATGGCGATATCATGACACTAACTGCTGGAGCTGCTACAG CCCTAAGAGGTGTTGCAACACTGAGAACGAGGTTGTGTAAAGAACATGGAACTGCACCAGTAGCTCTGACTGAGGAAAATGCCAGGAGCAGCAAGGATTCGAGCATCTCAGAAGCACTGAGTTTTGCTATCAAAGGGGGGGAACTTCTTAAGCGCACGAGGAAAG GAGATCTCCACTGGAAACAAGTCTCCttcaacattaattcaaattgcCAG ATAGTGGCTAAAATGAAAAGCAAGCACATGGGAGGAACATTCATGAAGAAAAAGAAAT GTATAGTATCTGGTATATATAGCGACGTCCCAGCTTGGCCCGGGCGGGATATTGAGGGTAAAGAAAAGATGGCATACTTTTCATTACAAACTGCTGACAGGATAATCGAATTCGAATGCAGAAATAAAGAGGACAAGCAGATGTGGATTGAAGGGATTCAAAGTATGTTgcgcatgaatatgaatatgaaatgA
- the LOC140834409 gene encoding protein NRT1/ PTR FAMILY 1.2-like: protein MEEEREEPLLELGSRTKGGGDDDINKGGFRTLPFILGAEGLEKMATFGLSPNMTLYLMGNYHMGMTTASNVLFLWSSATNFMPIIWAIIADSFLGQFYAIGFGTIICFLGSILLWSTTVIPNAKPPPCDESSTHCCSPTFPQFVFLCSSLGLISIGAGGIRSSCLAFGANQLRTANFRKTSCVKDCYFTWYYASTTFSILVALTCIVYIQDNMGWGVGFAVPALLLLLAVFVFLSASLWYIKPKSKTNLVTDFVKVAVASCRNRHFKLSDMTDVVYHHKNGSSDIPPSQKLRFLNKACMVNDRQHDTTANGFATNSWNLCTVDQVEELKSLLRVIPIWSSGMIMYVNVCQASFTVLQAASMNRKLSSFEFPAASFSALTVISAIIWIILYDRVFLPLASTVRGRPVRISAKTRMGFGIFLSFIAMLVTAAVESIRRTVDAANMSALWLVPQYSLTGFAEALNAIAQNEFYFSELPRSMWSIAATLNGIGLALANLVASFILNCVDMVSKEGGHESWISNDIDKGHYDYYYLVLAGLSMANMVYFLVCSSSYGPLKGERNLAEEEDEF, encoded by the exons ATGGAAGAAGAAAGGGAAGAGCCACTTCTGGAGTTGGGGAGTCGTACCAAAGGTGGTGGTGATGATGATATCAACAAGGGTGGCTTCAGAACTTTGCCATTTATCCTTG GGGCAGAAGGATTGGAGAAGATGGCAACGTTTGGGCTGAGTCCAAATATGACACTTTATTTGATGGGAAACTATCATATGGGAATGACCACTGCATCTAATGTATTGTTTCTTTGGTCGTCAGCAACAAATTTTATGCCAATTATCTGGGCTATCATTGCAGATTCTTTCTTGGGCCAGTTTTATGCCATCGGATTTGGAACCATAATTTGCTTTCtg GGTTCAATTCTTCTGTGGTCAACTACGGTAATCCCAAATGCGAAGCCGCCTCCATGCGATGAATCCAGTACCCATTGCTGCTCCCCGACATTCCCCCAGTTTGTGTTCCTGTGCAGCTCGCTCGGCCTAATTTCCATTGGAGCTGGAGGAATCCGATCCTCATGTTTAGCCTTTGGTGCAAATCAACTCAGAACAGCAAATTTCAGGAAGACATCATGTGTAAAAGATTGCTATTTCACCTGGTACTATGCTTCCACCACTTTCTCCATCCTAGTTGCCTTAACATGTATCGTTTACATTCAAGACAACATGGGATGGGGAGTTGGTTTTGCCGTCCCCGCCTTGCTGTTGTTGCTTGCCGTTTTTGTGTTCTTATCAGCTTCCTTATGGTACATCAAACCGAAGAGTAAAACAAACTTAGTAACGGATTTTGTTAAGGTCGCCGTAGCTTCTTGCAGAAATCGGCATTTCAAACTCTCTGATATGACAGATGTCGTGTATCATCACAAGAACGGCTCATCAGATATTCCTCCCAGTCAGAAACTCAG GTTTCTTAACAAGGCTTGCATGGTTAACGATCGACAGCACGACACAACAGCAAATGGGTTCGCTACAAATTCGTGGAATCTCTGCACGGTAGATCAGGTCGAGGAGCTCAAATCACTGCTAAGAGTAATCCCGATATGGTCTTCAGGAATGATCATGTATGTAAATGTTTGTCAGGCGTCGTTCACAGTACTGCAGGCCGCATCAATGAACCGAAAATTATCATCTTTTGAGTTTCCTGCGGCCTCATTCAGCGCATTGACGGTCATATCTGCCATTATATGGATTATTCTCTATGATCGTGTGTTTCTTCCATTAGCATCCACAGTCAGGGGGCGGCCGGTTCGGATCAGTGCTAAAACAAGAATGGGATTTGGGATATTTCTCTCATTTATTGCCATGTTGGTTACAGCGGCAGTAGAAAGCATTCGGCGAACAGTGGACGCTGCCAACATGTCAGCATTGTGGCTGGTGCCACAATATAGTCTCACAGGCTTCGCAGAGGCCTTGAACGCTATCGCACAAAACGAGTTCTATTTTTCAGAACTTCCGAGAAGTATGTGGAGCATAGCTGCAACACTGAATGGGATTGGATTGGCTTTGGCGAATTTGGTTGCGAGTTTTATACTGAATTGTGTTGATATGGTCTCGAAAGAAGGCGGGCACGAGAGCTGGATTTCGAACGATATTGACAAGGGTCACTATGATTATTACTACTTGGTTCTTGCGGGGTTGAGTATGGCTAATATGGTGTATTTCCTTGTTTGTAGCAGTTCTTATGGTCCATTGAAAGGGGAAAGAAATCTAGCAGAAGAAGAGGATGAGTTCTGA